The Streptomyces armeniacus genomic interval CATCGCGGCACCGGCTGCCCGTCGGCGAGGGCGGCCAGGCTCCACAGGTCACGCCACTCGTGGTCGGCGGGCTCGCCGTCCGGCGCCGGCTCGGCGTGCCGGTTGACCCACGCCGTGGTCATCCCGAAGTGCTTCGCCGGGGCGTTGTCGTACTTGAAGCCGAACGCGACATGGATGATCTTCTCCGGCTCGACGCCGATCCTGTCGAGCGCCTGCCGGAAGAAGTCGAGACTCGGCTTGTACGTCCGGCAGTCCTCCGCGGTGATCACGTCGTCGAAGGGGACGCGCATGTGGCGCCTGCTGTGCTCGATGATGTCGCGGTCGGTGTTGGAGAGGATCACCAGCCGCATGCCCGCGGCCTGCGCCCGCAGCAGCGCGGGGCGGGTGTCGGGGAACGGCTGCCAGGAACGCATCGAGCGGACGAACGCGGCGGCCAGCTCCTCGTCGTACGGCCAGCCGCGCACGGCGCACACCTCGCGCAGGCTCTCGGCGAGCACCTGCTTGTAGCTGCGGTACTCGCGGCCGAGGATCTCGAACTGGATTCCCTCCCACAGGTCGCGCAGCTCGATGCCGGGGACCAGGTCCGTATCGCCGTTGCGCAGGGCCAGCTCGTACAGGAA includes:
- a CDS encoding haloacid dehalogenase type II, whose amino-acid sequence is MSPPFAVATFDNYGTLTDWEGGAAQFLYELALRNGDTDLVPGIELRDLWEGIQFEILGREYRSYKQVLAESLREVCAVRGWPYDEELAAAFVRSMRSWQPFPDTRPALLRAQAAGMRLVILSNTDRDIIEHSRRHMRVPFDDVITAEDCRTYKPSLDFFRQALDRIGVEPEKIIHVAFGFKYDNAPAKHFGMTTAWVNRHAEPAPDGEPADHEWRDLWSLAALADGQPVPR